From Arcticibacter tournemirensis, one genomic window encodes:
- a CDS encoding metal-dependent hydrolase, protein MRITYYGQSCFLLELQGKKVLFDPFITPNELAKDIDADNIQADFILVSHGHSDHAADLISIAGRTGATVVCSFEISEWLNNRGVSNTHPMNLGGQWSFEFGKVKMVFAAHSNSLPDGTYGGTAAGFIIQSDGKTVYYSGDTALTQEMKLTGELYTIDLAFLPIGDNFTMGINDAVIASKFINCTNIIGMHYDTFGYIKIDKKEALTKFENAGLRLSLIDIGSSVEIIDN, encoded by the coding sequence ATGAGAATAACCTATTATGGACAGTCCTGCTTCCTTTTGGAATTACAGGGAAAGAAAGTGTTGTTCGATCCTTTTATAACGCCTAATGAACTGGCGAAGGACATTGACGCAGATAACATACAAGCCGATTTTATACTTGTTTCACATGGACATTCAGATCATGCAGCCGATCTTATATCTATAGCCGGCCGCACGGGAGCCACTGTTGTGTGTTCTTTCGAGATTTCTGAGTGGCTCAATAACAGGGGGGTATCTAATACGCACCCTATGAATCTCGGCGGACAATGGTCATTTGAGTTCGGTAAGGTAAAAATGGTATTTGCCGCACATTCAAATTCACTGCCCGACGGAACCTATGGCGGCACGGCGGCAGGTTTCATTATTCAATCCGACGGGAAGACCGTTTATTACTCAGGAGATACCGCCCTAACCCAGGAAATGAAGCTTACAGGCGAGCTCTATACTATAGACCTTGCTTTCCTCCCGATTGGGGATAATTTTACGATGGGAATTAACGATGCCGTTATTGCCTCGAAATTTATTAATTGTACAAATATCATAGGGATGCACTATGATACGTTCGGATACATTAAAATCGATAAAAAAGAAGCCCTGACAAAGTTTGAAAATGCAGGGCTCCGTTTAAGTTTGATTGATATCGGAAGCAGCGTTGAAATAATTGACAATTGA
- a CDS encoding glucose-1-phosphate adenylyltransferase yields the protein MMSKVIAVILGGGQGTRLHPLTATRSKPAVPIAGKYRLVDIPISNCLNSGIDRIFVLTQFNSASLNKHIKNTYHFNVFSNGFVDILAAEQTPSNSAWFQGTADAVRQSLHHISPFEFDYVLILSGDQLYQMDFNDMIEKHAANKADITVATIPVTAKEASSFGIMKIDENNNITSFIEKPKTGLEEWASEVGDEMKSQGRLFQASMGIYVFNRSMIYDMLMNDPHTDFGKEIIPEAITKQKVLSYQYDGYWTDIGTISSFFEANIGLTDNIPKFNLFDKRSIFSRARMLPPSKVLGTTLEKTVIAEGCIINASRVERSVIGIRTRIGRGTTIECSYIMGCDYYQTLEQLEEAKESGSPIMGIGERCYIKNAILDKNCRIGNDVRINGGPHLEDGDYEKYTVRDGIVVIKKSAVITNGTVI from the coding sequence ATGATGTCGAAAGTAATCGCAGTTATTCTTGGAGGCGGGCAAGGAACCCGCTTACATCCTCTTACTGCCACTCGTTCAAAACCGGCCGTCCCTATTGCAGGGAAATACCGCCTGGTTGATATTCCTATTTCAAACTGTCTTAATTCTGGTATCGACAGAATCTTTGTACTTACTCAGTTTAATTCCGCTTCCCTGAATAAACACATTAAGAACACCTACCATTTTAATGTATTTAGCAATGGGTTCGTTGACATTCTTGCTGCAGAACAAACACCCAGTAACAGCGCCTGGTTCCAGGGAACCGCAGATGCGGTAAGACAGTCTCTCCATCATATTTCACCATTTGAATTCGATTATGTACTTATCCTCTCCGGGGATCAGCTGTACCAGATGGATTTCAATGATATGATTGAGAAACATGCGGCAAATAAGGCCGACATCACCGTAGCCACTATTCCGGTAACCGCAAAAGAAGCTTCTTCTTTCGGTATCATGAAGATTGATGAAAATAATAATATCACTTCATTTATAGAGAAACCAAAAACCGGACTGGAGGAATGGGCTTCGGAAGTTGGAGATGAAATGAAGTCGCAGGGCCGCTTATTTCAGGCATCTATGGGTATTTATGTCTTCAACAGGAGTATGATCTACGATATGCTTATGAACGATCCTCACACCGATTTTGGAAAGGAGATTATACCTGAAGCGATCACCAAGCAAAAGGTATTAAGCTATCAATATGACGGGTACTGGACTGATATAGGAACTATCTCTTCCTTTTTCGAGGCCAATATAGGTCTTACGGATAATATCCCTAAGTTCAATCTCTTTGACAAGCGTAGTATCTTCTCAAGAGCGAGAATGTTACCTCCTTCAAAGGTTCTGGGAACAACACTCGAAAAAACGGTTATTGCTGAAGGCTGCATTATAAACGCCAGCCGTGTAGAGCGATCGGTTATCGGAATCCGTACACGTATCGGAAGAGGAACAACGATTGAATGCAGCTATATTATGGGCTGTGACTATTACCAGACCCTGGAGCAGCTTGAAGAAGCAAAAGAGAGTGGCTCGCCTATTATGGGCATTGGCGAAAGATGTTATATAAAGAATGCCATCCTGGATAAAAACTGCCGGATCGGAAACGACGTTAGAATTAATGGAGGCCCTCACCTGGAGGACGGCGATTATGAGAAATATACAGTAAGAGACGGCATCGTTGTTATTAAGAAATCGGCTGTAATAACCAATGGAACGGTGATTTAG
- a CDS encoding glycogen synthase, with amino-acid sequence MVVIHVSAECYPVAKVGGLGDVVGSLPKYQQAAGITSMVVMPYYDRQFVRESRLDVVFESEILMGGKTLPFQVLKESTDKLGYPLHLIRIPGLLDRSEIYSYPDETEQFVAFQLAFLEWLIQFGDKPDIVHCHDHQTGLIPFLMNHSFRYNQLTHIPTILTIHNAQYQGWFGWDKYHYLPDVDPWKWGMLDWEGTINSLAVGVKSCWKYTTVSPSYLEELKYNSNGLEQLFIHEEKKSLGVINGIDTEVWNPATDPMIPCHYHSDNVSKGKQENKRAICKEFGLTLTKPLVAFIGRLVGEKGADLLPEAISNTLESLKGKVSIMVLGSGEPEIEEALAGLRTTFKKDYNVFIGYDEALSHLIYAGADFIIMPSRVEPCGLNQLYALRYGTIPVVRSTGGLKDTVIDYSQPEGYGICFEEAESEAISHAITRATELYSNTPGMRLLRKRMMSLDFSWHRSASQYIDLYNSLK; translated from the coding sequence ATGGTTGTAATCCATGTAAGCGCCGAGTGTTACCCCGTAGCTAAAGTTGGCGGCTTAGGAGATGTGGTAGGTTCACTTCCTAAATATCAACAAGCAGCGGGAATAACATCGATGGTTGTAATGCCTTATTATGACCGGCAATTTGTGAGAGAAAGCCGCCTGGATGTCGTTTTTGAGTCTGAAATACTGATGGGAGGCAAAACCCTTCCTTTTCAAGTCCTCAAAGAAAGTACAGATAAGCTTGGGTATCCACTTCATCTCATCCGAATTCCGGGTTTACTTGACCGGTCAGAAATCTATTCTTACCCAGACGAAACAGAACAATTTGTAGCTTTCCAGCTTGCTTTTCTGGAGTGGCTTATACAATTTGGCGATAAGCCCGATATTGTACACTGCCATGACCATCAAACCGGATTGATACCGTTTTTGATGAACCACTCTTTCCGTTATAACCAGTTAACTCACATCCCTACTATTCTTACAATACATAATGCACAGTACCAGGGTTGGTTTGGATGGGACAAATACCATTATTTACCCGACGTAGACCCCTGGAAATGGGGAATGCTTGACTGGGAAGGCACTATTAATTCGCTGGCAGTCGGAGTAAAAAGCTGCTGGAAATATACCACTGTATCGCCAAGCTACCTTGAGGAACTTAAATATAACTCGAACGGACTTGAACAGTTGTTCATACACGAAGAAAAGAAAAGCCTGGGTGTGATTAATGGAATTGATACAGAGGTCTGGAATCCTGCCACCGACCCGATGATTCCGTGTCATTATCATTCTGACAACGTAAGCAAGGGAAAGCAGGAAAATAAAAGAGCTATATGCAAAGAATTTGGACTGACTTTAACAAAGCCATTGGTGGCATTTATCGGTCGTTTGGTAGGTGAAAAGGGAGCTGACCTGCTGCCCGAAGCCATCAGCAATACGCTCGAATCGTTAAAAGGTAAAGTCAGCATTATGGTTCTGGGGTCGGGCGAACCCGAAATAGAAGAGGCACTGGCCGGACTGCGAACAACTTTCAAAAAAGACTATAACGTTTTTATAGGGTATGACGAAGCCCTTTCACACCTCATTTACGCGGGGGCAGACTTTATCATTATGCCATCCAGGGTAGAGCCCTGCGGCTTGAACCAGCTATATGCGCTGAGATATGGAACCATACCCGTAGTACGAAGTACCGGTGGCTTAAAAGATACGGTAATAGATTACTCACAGCCTGAGGGTTACGGTATCTGCTTTGAAGAGGCCGAGTCTGAAGCTATATCGCATGCTATAACCCGGGCTACCGAATTATATTCAAACACGCCGGGCATGAGATTGTTACGTAAGAGGATGATGAGCCTGGACTTTTCGTGGCATCGTTCAGCATCTCAGTATATTGACCTTTATAATAGCCTTAAATAA
- a CDS encoding toxin-antitoxin system YwqK family antitoxin — translation MKIKVLLTGFIFFVLHSYSVSGQTDLKLFERTSDSLYTFYFDSQYYLVDKDCEFFAIKRLSNYSIELKAYDGAFTDFDTEGNTLLTGTYKEGKKDGTFKAFYPTGFLKWQAEFKAGWPTKTWYFYYPDGSPMSIIELINSRPYITNTWNTRGKPVIKNRSGKFELRDPQFGFNERGYDAIVYSGKVENGLPEGLWRISYEYPKGGSEVAAIEKFINGNLAEGTMFLDHYSTYTTSKVLFAPSEPYLNAELFVSKGCNIDEHDNYTLYLSGYLSQNFNSEWLSDTTDRTIEFTLMVDKNGASSRISLIKDLGNTIANKAFLQILNSVDYWIPSQKDGKIINDVLTVSADLTTESTGKILFTNAKIKRRDGT, via the coding sequence ATGAAAATAAAAGTACTACTAACCGGCTTTATCTTCTTTGTGCTGCACAGTTATTCAGTGTCAGGCCAAACAGACCTTAAGTTATTCGAACGGACTTCAGATAGCCTGTATACGTTCTACTTTGACAGCCAGTATTATCTTGTCGACAAAGACTGCGAATTCTTTGCCATAAAAAGATTAAGTAATTACAGCATTGAACTAAAGGCATATGACGGAGCCTTCACAGATTTCGACACAGAGGGGAATACTCTTTTAACAGGCACTTATAAAGAAGGGAAAAAAGACGGTACTTTCAAAGCGTTTTACCCTACAGGATTTTTAAAGTGGCAGGCGGAATTTAAAGCAGGCTGGCCCACAAAAACTTGGTACTTCTATTACCCCGACGGAAGTCCTATGAGCATCATAGAACTCATTAACAGCCGTCCTTATATTACCAATACCTGGAACACGAGAGGAAAACCTGTTATTAAAAACAGATCCGGAAAGTTTGAGCTTCGTGACCCGCAGTTTGGTTTTAACGAGAGGGGGTATGACGCTATAGTGTATAGTGGCAAGGTTGAGAATGGCTTGCCGGAGGGTTTATGGAGAATTTCTTATGAATACCCCAAAGGAGGGAGTGAGGTCGCTGCAATTGAAAAATTTATTAACGGCAATTTGGCGGAGGGGACAATGTTTCTCGACCACTACTCAACATATACTACTTCAAAAGTGCTGTTTGCACCATCAGAACCTTATCTCAATGCAGAGCTTTTTGTGTCCAAGGGCTGTAATATCGACGAACATGATAACTATACGCTCTATTTGTCGGGCTACCTAAGTCAGAACTTTAATTCTGAATGGTTAAGCGACACTACCGATAGAACCATAGAATTCACCCTGATGGTTGATAAAAATGGAGCATCGTCGCGCATTTCTCTTATAAAAGATCTTGGGAATACTATTGCGAACAAGGCCTTTCTTCAGATATTGAACTCTGTGGACTACTGGATTCCGTCGCAAAAAGATGGAAAGATTATCAACGATGTTCTTACCGTTAGTGCAGATCTTACGACAGAATCAACCGGCAAAATCCTCTTTACAAACGCAAAAATCAAAAGACGCGACGGCACGTAA
- the polA gene encoding DNA polymerase I: MKKLFLLDGMALIYRAHFALSKTPRFTSGGINTSAVMGFTNTLLEVLKKENPTHMAVVFDTEAPTERHTDFTDYKAHRQAMPEDLAAALPYVVRLIEGFNIPVITSDGYEADDIIGTLAKKAEQAGFTVFCMTPDKDFAQLVSENIFIYKPARMGNDMEILGVPEVLSKWEVERVEQVIDILGLWGDAVDNIPGIPGIGEKTAKALIKQYGSVEKIIENSHELKGKLRENVEQYAEQGMVSKKLATILLNAPVELDEEALQINPPSRDKLEPLFMELEFRTIGRRVFGEEFNVTNIKQVSYGQQTDLFGQPVEKVEVKTETIIEPLAPSKSIQNTPHEYHLVDTEEKRQELIRILEQQSFFCFDTETTCTDANNCELVGLSFSIKPHEGWYVPISPDQKEAFEVITAFKPIMENPAIRKIGQNLKYDILVLNWYDIYVKGELFDTMLAHYLLDPDTRHNMDLLSENYLGYTPVSITSLIGAKGKNQGNMRDVEVEKVKEYAAEDADITLQLKDVFEPLLDKAEARKLASEIENPLIYVLAEMEREGVRIDQSALADYSKQLEKDIRQLELTVYEKAGVQFNIASPKQLGEVLFDKLQLDPKAKKTKTGQYQTGEDILTALANKSDIAKDILDFRQLQKLKSTYVDALPLMINPKTGRIHTSYNQAVAATGRLSSNNPNLQNIPIRTERGREVRKAFIPRDNEHVLLSADYSQIELRLIAEISKDENMMDAFAKGLDIHTATAAKVYGIPLEEVDSTKRRNAKAVNFGIIYGQSAFGLSQSLGIPRKEAADIIEEYFRQYSGIKKYMNDTMNFARENGYVQTLMGRRRYLRDINSANATVRGFAERNAINAPIQGSAADLIKIAMINIHHDLKEQKLSTKMTMQVHDELVFDVPLSEVELVKTIVEERMKNAIKTTVPILIETGVGTNWLEAH; encoded by the coding sequence ATGAAAAAACTCTTTCTCTTAGACGGCATGGCTCTTATCTACAGGGCACATTTCGCATTAAGCAAAACTCCCCGGTTCACATCGGGAGGTATAAATACTTCTGCTGTTATGGGTTTTACAAACACCCTTCTTGAGGTGCTGAAAAAAGAAAACCCTACACATATGGCGGTAGTGTTTGACACAGAGGCTCCTACCGAACGTCATACTGATTTCACAGATTATAAAGCACACAGGCAGGCGATGCCTGAAGATCTGGCGGCAGCCCTTCCCTATGTGGTTCGGCTGATCGAAGGATTTAATATCCCCGTTATTACGTCGGACGGTTACGAGGCCGATGATATTATCGGGACGCTTGCAAAGAAAGCGGAACAGGCTGGATTCACTGTGTTCTGTATGACCCCTGACAAGGACTTCGCGCAGCTTGTTTCTGAGAATATCTTTATCTATAAACCCGCGAGGATGGGAAATGATATGGAGATCTTAGGCGTACCCGAGGTGCTGTCGAAATGGGAAGTTGAACGGGTTGAACAGGTAATCGATATCCTCGGTCTGTGGGGTGATGCAGTCGACAATATTCCTGGAATTCCAGGTATTGGCGAAAAGACTGCAAAAGCGCTCATTAAACAGTACGGTTCGGTAGAAAAAATCATTGAAAACAGCCACGAGTTGAAGGGCAAATTGCGTGAAAACGTTGAACAATATGCCGAGCAGGGTATGGTTTCAAAGAAACTGGCTACAATCCTGCTGAATGCACCTGTGGAACTGGATGAAGAGGCCCTGCAGATAAATCCGCCCAGCCGGGATAAGCTTGAACCGCTGTTTATGGAGCTGGAATTCAGAACAATCGGACGGCGGGTTTTTGGGGAGGAATTTAATGTAACGAACATAAAGCAGGTGAGCTACGGGCAGCAAACAGATCTGTTTGGCCAGCCTGTAGAAAAAGTAGAGGTAAAAACGGAAACGATCATCGAACCCCTTGCACCTTCGAAAAGTATTCAGAACACACCGCACGAGTATCATCTGGTGGATACGGAGGAGAAACGGCAGGAGCTGATACGTATTCTTGAACAACAATCTTTCTTCTGCTTCGACACGGAAACGACCTGTACAGACGCAAACAATTGTGAACTGGTGGGTTTGTCGTTTTCCATTAAGCCGCATGAAGGATGGTATGTACCAATATCTCCTGATCAAAAAGAGGCTTTCGAAGTAATTACAGCCTTCAAGCCTATAATGGAAAATCCGGCTATCCGCAAGATTGGGCAGAACCTCAAATACGATATTCTTGTTTTAAACTGGTATGATATCTACGTAAAGGGAGAGCTTTTCGATACCATGCTGGCGCATTACCTTCTTGATCCAGACACAAGGCATAATATGGATCTTCTTTCGGAAAACTATCTGGGTTACACGCCTGTATCGATCACATCGCTGATAGGTGCAAAAGGCAAAAACCAGGGTAACATGCGCGACGTGGAGGTCGAAAAGGTGAAGGAGTACGCGGCAGAAGACGCCGATATTACCCTGCAGCTAAAAGATGTTTTTGAACCTCTACTCGATAAGGCCGAAGCCCGAAAACTGGCTTCTGAAATTGAGAACCCACTGATCTATGTCCTTGCAGAAATGGAACGCGAAGGCGTGCGGATTGATCAATCGGCACTGGCGGACTACTCAAAGCAGCTGGAAAAAGATATCAGGCAGCTGGAACTTACCGTTTATGAAAAAGCGGGAGTGCAGTTTAATATCGCATCACCCAAACAACTGGGCGAGGTCCTCTTTGACAAGCTTCAACTGGATCCAAAAGCGAAAAAAACAAAAACGGGGCAATACCAAACGGGCGAAGATATTTTAACGGCGCTGGCCAATAAAAGCGATATCGCAAAAGACATCCTGGATTTCCGTCAGCTTCAGAAGCTCAAGTCGACCTATGTGGATGCACTGCCACTGATGATCAATCCGAAGACGGGCAGAATACATACTTCTTACAACCAGGCCGTGGCTGCTACGGGGCGACTTAGTTCAAATAATCCTAATCTGCAGAATATCCCCATCAGGACCGAGCGGGGAAGAGAAGTAAGAAAAGCCTTCATTCCACGCGACAACGAACATGTTCTTCTTTCGGCGGATTATTCGCAGATTGAACTGCGGTTGATTGCCGAAATAAGCAAAGATGAAAACATGATGGATGCTTTTGCAAAAGGTCTGGATATCCACACCGCTACGGCCGCTAAAGTTTACGGAATCCCGCTCGAAGAGGTTGATTCGACGAAACGGCGAAACGCCAAAGCCGTAAACTTTGGTATAATTTACGGGCAGTCGGCTTTCGGCTTATCTCAAAGTCTGGGCATCCCGCGTAAAGAAGCTGCGGATATCATTGAGGAATACTTCAGGCAGTATTCGGGCATAAAGAAATACATGAACGACACCATGAACTTTGCCAGGGAAAATGGTTACGTACAAACTTTAATGGGACGGAGACGCTATTTAAGAGATATTAATTCGGCGAATGCCACAGTGCGCGGCTTCGCAGAACGAAATGCGATCAACGCTCCAATACAGGGATCGGCAGCCGACCTGATCAAGATTGCTATGATCAACATTCACCATGACTTAAAAGAACAAAAATTATCGACAAAAATGACGATGCAGGTTCATGATGAATTGGTTTTTGACGTACCTTTATCTGAAGTTGAGCTGGTGAAAACAATTGTAGAAGAGCGGATGAAAAATGCCATAAAAACTACAGTTCCGATACTGATAGAGACCGGCGTGGGAACAAACTGGCTTGAAGCCCATTAA
- a CDS encoding DNA-3-methyladenine glycosylase I yields the protein MNTDLKRCSWCGSDPLYVKYHDEEWGKEVHDDNVLFEFLILESAQAGLSWITILKRRENYRKAFAEFDPVKVAEFTQEDVERLMNNTGIIRNRMKIEAAITNAQRFLEVQKEFGSFDKYMYSFMPEGKPLVNDLADHRHAPAKTEISDAISKDMKKRGFKFFGSTICYAHMQATGMVNDHIADCAFRYN from the coding sequence ATGAATACTGACCTGAAAAGATGCTCCTGGTGCGGCAGTGATCCGCTTTACGTAAAATATCACGACGAAGAATGGGGAAAAGAGGTTCACGACGACAATGTGTTGTTTGAATTTTTAATCCTTGAATCAGCACAGGCGGGATTAAGCTGGATAACAATATTAAAGCGAAGGGAAAACTATCGTAAGGCATTTGCTGAATTTGATCCGGTTAAAGTAGCGGAATTCACACAGGAGGATGTTGAACGGCTCATGAACAACACCGGCATTATCCGTAACCGGATGAAGATTGAGGCCGCCATTACAAATGCACAACGCTTTCTTGAAGTACAAAAAGAATTTGGCTCCTTTGATAAATATATGTACTCCTTTATGCCAGAGGGCAAACCATTAGTTAACGACCTCGCCGACCACCGCCATGCACCCGCAAAAACCGAAATTTCGGATGCTATTTCTAAAGACATGAAGAAAAGAGGTTTCAAATTCTTTGGAAGTACTATCTGCTATGCCCATATGCAGGCGACAGGCATGGTCAACGATCACATCGCCGATTGTGCATTCAGATATAACTGA
- a CDS encoding carboxymuconolactone decarboxylase family protein encodes MGQLIDDFNSYRSRMNDRIMETANTNIKRFFALDTTSYAEGALDVKTKEMLGLVASMVLRCDDCIKYHLGKCYEAGVTTEELNEVFMIANLVGGSIVIPHYRRAVEYWDELVAQS; translated from the coding sequence ATGGGACAACTAATTGACGATTTTAACAGTTATCGCAGCCGGATGAACGACCGGATTATGGAAACGGCAAACACCAATATAAAGCGTTTTTTTGCTCTGGATACTACATCCTATGCCGAAGGGGCGCTAGATGTTAAAACCAAAGAAATGCTCGGATTAGTTGCTTCTATGGTACTGCGGTGCGACGATTGTATTAAATACCATCTGGGGAAGTGCTACGAAGCAGGCGTTACAACAGAAGAGTTGAACGAAGTTTTTATGATCGCCAACCTCGTTGGGGGATCTATCGTTATCCCCCATTACAGAAGGGCCGTTGAGTATTGGGATGAACTTGTTGCACAATCTTAA
- a CDS encoding MGMT family protein, with the protein MDKENFFEKVYEVVRLIPRGRVTSYGAIAEYLGTKGSSRMVGYAMNGCGTAYPPVPAHRVVNRQGLLTGKRSFATPHLMQQLLESEGVEVENDKVKNFKKLFWQPGAEL; encoded by the coding sequence ATGGATAAAGAGAATTTTTTTGAAAAGGTCTATGAGGTTGTAAGGTTAATTCCTCGTGGAAGGGTTACATCCTATGGCGCGATTGCAGAATATCTGGGAACCAAAGGTTCATCCCGAATGGTTGGATATGCAATGAACGGCTGTGGAACTGCCTATCCCCCAGTCCCGGCCCACCGTGTAGTAAACCGGCAGGGACTGTTAACCGGGAAACGATCTTTTGCTACTCCCCACCTGATGCAGCAACTACTGGAAAGCGAGGGAGTTGAAGTAGAAAATGATAAAGTGAAAAACTTTAAGAAACTATTCTGGCAACCCGGGGCCGAGCTTTAA
- the trmB gene encoding tRNA (guanosine(46)-N7)-methyltransferase TrmB codes for MGKDKLRRFAEIDTFGNVFQLEEGKRFKGHWSSGHFQNDKPLILELACGKGEYTVNLAKLFPDKNFIGIDYKGNRIWRGAKTAIEENIPNVAFLRIQIENILDYFGENEVSEIWITFPDPQPQISREKKRLTFPGFLEKYRQILTEEGIIHLKTDNDGFYAYTAEKVETQKLRLLQKTEDLYNSDLVNEVLSIKTYYEKKYLAVDKNINYLSFSFG; via the coding sequence ATGGGGAAAGATAAACTACGGCGTTTTGCAGAAATAGACACGTTCGGCAATGTTTTTCAGTTGGAAGAAGGCAAGCGTTTTAAAGGTCACTGGAGTTCCGGGCACTTTCAGAATGATAAGCCTCTTATTTTAGAACTCGCATGTGGCAAGGGTGAATATACCGTTAACCTTGCCAAACTATTTCCTGATAAAAACTTTATCGGAATCGATTATAAAGGCAACAGGATCTGGAGGGGCGCTAAAACAGCAATAGAAGAGAACATCCCAAATGTGGCTTTCCTGAGAATACAAATAGAAAACATCCTCGATTATTTTGGAGAAAATGAAGTCTCCGAAATATGGATTACGTTCCCCGATCCGCAACCGCAAATAAGTCGCGAAAAAAAGCGCCTCACTTTCCCGGGCTTCCTTGAGAAATACAGGCAGATCCTAACGGAAGAAGGAATAATACATCTTAAAACAGATAACGACGGATTTTACGCTTACACTGCCGAAAAAGTGGAAACACAGAAGTTAAGGCTGTTGCAAAAAACGGAAGATCTGTACAACTCCGATCTTGTAAACGAAGTTCTATCTATAAAAACATATTACGAAAAAAAGTATCTTGCAGTAGATAAAAACATAAATTACTTAAGCTTTAGCTTCGGGTAA
- the fcl gene encoding GDP-L-fucose synthase, whose protein sequence is MEKKDKIYVAGHRGMVGSAIYRKLQKEGYSNIITRRSDELDLRDQKAVAAFFEEEKPDYVFLAAAKVGGIVANNTYRADFLYENLMIQNNVIHNSYLQGVKKLMFLGSSCIYPKMAPQPLKEEYLLTGPLEHTNEPYAIAKIAGIKMCDAYRDQYGCNFVSVMPTNLYGYNDNYHPENSHVLPALIRRFHEAKVLGKDKVVIWGTGSPKREFLFADDLAEACVSLMETYDEPNLINIGTGEDITIKELALIIKEIVGFEGNIEFDSSKPDGTPRKLMDVSKLHSYGWKHTVELGDGIRMAYSDFLSKL, encoded by the coding sequence GTGGAAAAAAAAGATAAAATATATGTTGCCGGACATCGTGGTATGGTAGGGTCGGCAATTTACCGTAAGCTTCAGAAAGAAGGGTATTCAAATATCATTACGAGACGATCGGATGAGCTTGATTTACGAGATCAAAAAGCAGTGGCGGCATTTTTTGAAGAAGAGAAGCCTGATTATGTGTTTCTTGCGGCTGCCAAAGTGGGCGGAATTGTTGCTAATAATACCTACCGGGCTGATTTTCTATATGAAAACCTGATGATCCAGAATAATGTCATTCATAACTCCTATCTGCAAGGGGTTAAGAAGCTGATGTTTTTAGGCTCAAGTTGCATTTATCCAAAGATGGCTCCGCAGCCGTTAAAGGAGGAATATTTACTTACTGGGCCGCTTGAACATACCAACGAACCGTATGCTATAGCCAAAATTGCAGGCATAAAAATGTGTGATGCATATCGCGACCAATACGGCTGTAATTTCGTGTCGGTGATGCCTACAAACCTCTATGGGTACAATGATAATTATCATCCTGAAAATTCTCACGTACTTCCCGCTTTAATCAGAAGGTTTCATGAGGCCAAGGTTTTGGGGAAAGATAAAGTTGTGATCTGGGGTACCGGCAGTCCTAAGAGGGAATTTTTATTTGCTGATGATCTGGCTGAGGCATGTGTATCACTGATGGAGACTTATGACGAGCCGAATCTTATTAATATAGGTACCGGCGAGGATATTACAATCAAAGAGCTCGCCTTAATTATTAAGGAGATCGTAGGATTTGAGGGTAATATTGAATTTGACTCGTCGAAGCCTGATGGTACGCCCAGAAAGTTAATGGACGTGTCAAAGTTACATTCGTATGGATGGAAACACACAGTAGAGCTCGGGGATGGTATTAGGATGGCGTACTCTGATTTTTTGAGCAAGCTATAA
- a CDS encoding phage holin family protein: MPETQDQKPQDIVSLLKEYISTRIELIRLTAIERLTVVVASLITNTFVIVAALLTFLFASLTLAFYLGELLDSYAAGFGIVALIYLAAALAIAFTKEKYLNKYLEDFMVKIIFNKKKK; this comes from the coding sequence ATGCCTGAAACGCAAGACCAGAAACCACAGGATATTGTTTCTTTATTAAAAGAATATATAAGTACGAGGATAGAACTTATCCGTCTTACTGCTATTGAACGCCTTACAGTGGTGGTAGCGAGTTTAATAACAAACACCTTTGTTATTGTAGCAGCGCTCTTAACCTTCTTGTTCGCATCTTTAACCCTTGCCTTTTATCTCGGGGAATTGCTTGATTCGTACGCAGCAGGATTTGGAATAGTGGCGCTTATTTATCTCGCAGCAGCTTTGGCAATTGCTTTTACTAAAGAAAAGTATCTTAATAAGTATCTGGAGGATTTCATGGTGAAAATAATATTCAATAAAAAGAAGAAATAG